The Alistipes finegoldii DSM 17242 DNA segment GGATCAGGAGAAGTCTTTTCATCGTTTGTCGGGTTGGGTTGTCGCAAACATAACTCAAACGGCCGGAAATGATGGTCAGCGATCCGTCAAAAAATAACACACCGCCCTGATGCGGTAATTTTCCGACGCTGAAAACGCGCTTTCGGCTTTTCTGTTAGTTTTGGATGAATCCGTGCTTCGTGAGCTGCCCGGAATTTCGTAATATTGCCGTCGGGACAAAACGTATGCAGGTATGAAAACAACACATCTTTCAGGACTTTTGACCACCGCGGGACTGGTGTTCGGCGGCGGGAATTCGTATGCGCAGCAACGGCCGAACATATTATGGCTTACGATCGAAGACACGAGTCCTTATGATTTCGGCTGTTACGGCAACAGGCATGTCGCCACGCCCACGATCGACAGTCTGGCCGGAGCCGGCATCCAATATATGCGGGCCCATTCGGTCGGCACCCAAAGCTCGCCTTCCCGGTCGTGCATCATCACCGGATGCTACGCCTCGACTTTCGGCATGGAGTGGCACCGCTGCCGGTTTGCCACGCCGGAGACTGTTTTTCTGCCCGACTATATGCGTGCGGCGGGATATTACTGCACCAACAAATCCAAAACCGACTACAATACGCTGTGTGACAATAAGGCCATGTGGGACAGCTGCGGTCCGGCGGCGACATACAACAACCCGGCGCGGAAGAAGGACCAGCCGTTTTTTGCCGTATTCAACTCGATGGCCACCCATATGGGGCGCATCCGTTCCTATCATACCGACCAGCGGCGGGATTTCGCCCTCGAAGGGCTCGATCCGGCGCGGCTGGAACTGCCGCCGCATGTGCCCGACATTCCGGAAATCCGGTCTGACTTCGCGTTTCATATGGAGGGGTCGCAGGACATCGACGCATGGGTCGGGATGTTTCTCGACGATCTCAGGCGGCAGCGGCTCGATGAAAATACGATCGTCTTTTTCTTCAGCGACCACGGAGGATGCCTGCCCCGCGGCAAGGGGTTCGTCTATGAGACTGGGACCCACGTGCCGTTCATCGTCTACCTGCCTCCCAAATGGAGACATCTGGCCAACGGTCAGTCCGGCCGGACCGACCGGCTGATCGGGTTCCCCGATCTGGCGCCCACCGTACTCTCGCTCGCCGGCATCGAACCTCCGGCCTATATGCAGGGCAAGGCGTTTCTGGGCCTACGGCGGCGATTTCGGAAGCCGCGAGAACCATGACGCCAACTTCAATATCAACGGAATCATCAATCCCGACCGGAGTCTCAAGCCGGCCGCGGCGGAGGCGAAGCATGTCTTCCAGCCGCTCGAAATCGCGCAGCCGCGGCCCGGAGAGGATTTTTTCACGATCCGGAACCGCAATTTCTTCGTTTCGACCGATGAGTATGTTTTCGAATGGCGCATTACGTCCAGCATGGGCGCGACGCTGGGAAGCGGGACTTTCGAAGTGCCGCGCACGGAAGCGGGAGCCTGCACGGAGTGCCGCGTGGGGTACAAGGCGCCCCGTCCCGAATCCGGCGTCGATTATTGGCTGGATATCGTTTACCGCCTGAAAGAGGATAAACCCTATGCCCTGCGGGGATTCGAGGCGGGCCGTTACCAGTTCGCACTGCCCGCTGCGGCGCCCGTGCGCGCTGCGGCCGCCCGCAGTGCCGTCGTCAGCCGTACGGAACGTTCGGTGACGCTGACTGCCGGGAGTGTGACCGCGACGGTCGATGCGGCGACGGGATATCTGTCGGGATATGCGGTGCGGGGCTGCGAGCTGATGCGGAGTCCGCTCGTACCGAATTTCTGGCGGGCATCCACCGACAACGACCGCCGGGGCTGGCGTACGCGGGAGCGCATGGGCGCATGGCGCACGATGCCTGAGCGGCTGAAACTCGAAAGCCTGAATGCGGCCGACGGTGCGGTGACGGCCGTCGTGTGCGGCGGGGGCGTCAGGCTGGCTTTGCGCTATCGGCTTGCGGCGGACGGGGAGCTGGCCGTTTCGTACGACCTGCGGATCGCAGACACGCTTCCCGAACCGCTGCGCATCGGTCTGCAGGCTCTGTGGAGCGGGGAGCTGGACCGCTATGTCTACTGCGGCCGCGGTCCCGGAGAGAATTATGCCGACCGGAAGGAAGGCTCCCTGTTCGGGGTCTACTCCGGCAGTACGGCCGATTTCAGTCCCGCCTATATCTATCCGCAGGAGTGCGGCAACCGCTGCGACGTCCACTATCTCCAGCTTGGGGGCAAAGGCGGCGGAGTAGTTTTCGCCGGCCGGCAGCCTCTGTGCGTCTCGGTCTGGCCCTGCACGCAGGAGGCGCTGGATGCGGCGGAGCATACGCACGAGATCGTGCGGCTGGACGACGCATGGCTGGTGAATGTCGATTGTGCGCAGGCCGGCGTGGGCGGCACCGACTCGTGGAGCGTGAAATCGCGTCCTTCGGAGGCGTACCGGCTTTTGGAGAAGCACTACGGATATGAATTTGTAATTGCTCCTGCGGGAACTCCGGCCGATGCGGCGCGGACGAGCCGCCGGGTGGCGTATAAAAATGAATAAACGATGAAAAAGTGGTTGATGGCGTTCCTACTGCTGGCCGGAACGGCCGGGGTGCGCGCCCAGCAATGCGATGTGCCGCAGATCGGCGCTCAGGTTTTTGTAGAGCCGGGACAGACGCCGGAGGATATCGACGGATTTTTCCGCCTGTTGCACGATAACGGGATGAAGGTGGCCCGTATCCGGATGTTCGGGGCGCACATGTACCGCGGCGGGGAGTGGGATTTCTCGCTTTACGACGAGGCGTTCCGTGCGGCGGACAAATACGGCGTCCGGCTTTTCGCCACGCTGTTTCCCGTCACCGACGAGCTGAACGACGTGGGCGGTTTCAAATTCCCCCGTTCGAAGGCGCACCTGCGCGAAATCGACGATTATATCACGGCCGTGGTGTCGCATTTCCGGCAGTATGAATCGCTGTGGACATGGGTGCTGCAGAACGAACCCGGCAGCGGCGGGACGCGCGTCGCCATGACCGACCTCGCAAGGGAGGTCTATGACCGCTGGCTGGCGGACTTCCCGCCGGAAGAGCGCGGGGAGGGTTATCTGAAAGCCGATTTCACGCAGGAGAAGTTCCTGACCTACTATACGACGTGGTATCTGAACCATATCGCGCAGCTGGTCGAACGGCTCGATCCGCAGCGCGGGCGACATATCAATCCGCACCAGATTCTGGGCACGCTGCCCGATTACGACTTTCCGGCCTACTCGAAATTCCTCACCTCGGTCGGCGCGTCGCTGCACCTGAGCTGGCATTTCGGCATGTTCAGCCAGCGCGAATATCCGCTCGGCGTCTCCCTGATGTCGGATATCATCCGTCACAACGCACTCGGCAATCCGTTCTGGATCACCGAACTGCAGGGCGGAAACGTCACCGCCAGCGGCAATGTTCCCTACTGTCCCACGGCGGCGCATACGGCGCAGTATCTCTGGACGGCGATCGCTTCCGGCGCCGAAGGGGTGATCTTCTGGTCGCTCAATCAGCGGGCGGCCGTCATGGAGGCGGGGGAGTGGGGGCTGCTCGACTTCCTGCGCAGGCCCTCGGACCGTATGCTCGAAGCCGCGAAGGTCGCATCGGTATTGCAGCGTCACGGTGAAGAGTTCCGGGAGTTGAAGCCTGCGCCTGCTCCGGTGACGCTCCTCTATAACATCGCTTCCCTGCGCATTCAGCGGCGCAATGCCGAAACGCTCGCATCCGGTGAGGAGGGACGGCAGGCTTCGGCCTGCATGAAATCGCTGGCCGCCGCCTATGAGGCCGTCTCGGCATGGGGCGTTACGCCCGAAGTGGCCGATATGGCGACCTTCGACTGGGACGACGCGGCGGGCCGTACGGCCGTGATCCCGCATATGGTGGCGCTGCCTTCCGAATTCCGGCCCCGCATCGAGTCGTTCGTCCGCAACGGCGGCAAGCTGATCGTTACGGGATTGTCGGGATTCTACGATGAAAATATGCGATGTCTGTTTATGAACGGCTTCCCGCTGAAATCGTGTTTCGGAGCGGAGGTCAGCGAATTCAAAGTCGCCGGGGAGTATTTCACGCTGGGCGAGGAGCTGCCTGCGCATCTGTGGCGGGGGATATTGGTGCCTGCTTCGGGCGAGACGATGATGACGGACGGCGGCGATGTCGCGGCCGTGCGCAACCGCTATGGCCGCGGCGAGGTCGTGTGGGTGCCCTCCCCGATCGAATTGGGCGGATATCACCGCGATATGGTTCCGCTGACGGCTTTCTACGGGCGGGAGTGCCGCGATGCCATAGACGCGGCTCCGGCTTCGTTCCGCACGCCCGAACCGGACGTGCTGATGCGCACCATGCGCAAAGAGGGCGTTTTGACGACCGTGATTGTCAACAAGCGTCCGGAAAGCGCGGCCATACGGCTGCGTACGGGTCGATACGGCGTTCCGCGCGTGATCTACGGGGATGCCTCGGTTAAGGGGGCGCAGGTCACGGTCGGAGCGGATCGCTGCGCCGTGGTGGTCTGGAGCAGGTGACGATTTGAGGATAAGCCCTTCGGCCGTTCGGATAGGAATGCGCATCCCCGCTTGTTTGTCGGCGGATGCGCATTTTTTCGTGTGAATACGCCGAGAGCGGCCGGAACAGGCCGGGATTGTTGTTTCGGACATATTGGAGTCCGGCTGCCGGCGGGGATTTCACACAAACAAAAATCC contains these protein-coding regions:
- a CDS encoding beta-galactosidase small subunit family protein, whose translation is MNGIINPDRSLKPAAAEAKHVFQPLEIAQPRPGEDFFTIRNRNFFVSTDEYVFEWRITSSMGATLGSGTFEVPRTEAGACTECRVGYKAPRPESGVDYWLDIVYRLKEDKPYALRGFEAGRYQFALPAAAPVRAAAARSAVVSRTERSVTLTAGSVTATVDAATGYLSGYAVRGCELMRSPLVPNFWRASTDNDRRGWRTRERMGAWRTMPERLKLESLNAADGAVTAVVCGGGVRLALRYRLAADGELAVSYDLRIADTLPEPLRIGLQALWSGELDRYVYCGRGPGENYADRKEGSLFGVYSGSTADFSPAYIYPQECGNRCDVHYLQLGGKGGGVVFAGRQPLCVSVWPCTQEALDAAEHTHEIVRLDDAWLVNVDCAQAGVGGTDSWSVKSRPSEAYRLLEKHYGYEFVIAPAGTPADAARTSRRVAYKNE
- a CDS encoding beta-galactosidase trimerization domain-containing protein; its protein translation is MKKWLMAFLLLAGTAGVRAQQCDVPQIGAQVFVEPGQTPEDIDGFFRLLHDNGMKVARIRMFGAHMYRGGEWDFSLYDEAFRAADKYGVRLFATLFPVTDELNDVGGFKFPRSKAHLREIDDYITAVVSHFRQYESLWTWVLQNEPGSGGTRVAMTDLAREVYDRWLADFPPEERGEGYLKADFTQEKFLTYYTTWYLNHIAQLVERLDPQRGRHINPHQILGTLPDYDFPAYSKFLTSVGASLHLSWHFGMFSQREYPLGVSLMSDIIRHNALGNPFWITELQGGNVTASGNVPYCPTAAHTAQYLWTAIASGAEGVIFWSLNQRAAVMEAGEWGLLDFLRRPSDRMLEAAKVASVLQRHGEEFRELKPAPAPVTLLYNIASLRIQRRNAETLASGEEGRQASACMKSLAAAYEAVSAWGVTPEVADMATFDWDDAAGRTAVIPHMVALPSEFRPRIESFVRNGGKLIVTGLSGFYDENMRCLFMNGFPLKSCFGAEVSEFKVAGEYFTLGEELPAHLWRGILVPASGETMMTDGGDVAAVRNRYGRGEVVWVPSPIELGGYHRDMVPLTAFYGRECRDAIDAAPASFRTPEPDVLMRTMRKEGVLTTVIVNKRPESAAIRLRTGRYGVPRVIYGDASVKGAQVTVGADRCAVVVWSR